One genomic segment of Christensenellaceae bacterium 44-20 includes these proteins:
- the lspA gene encoding signal peptidase II, which translates to MIYAVIIFLGVVADQLSKMWAAEHLMASSPQVVPGVLSFTYVENTGMAFGMGSGMTVLLAIASLVLAILLAAALIRYRDKIHLLSKIALALMIAGALGNVIDRFFLGYVVDFIRFDFVEFAVFNVADICVTMGTIFLFMSLIFLEFQSEGKEALAEGEERDGETDEPGKAESEAGAQDSDAQGKGDLL; encoded by the coding sequence ATGATATATGCAGTGATAATTTTTCTTGGAGTTGTGGCAGATCAGCTCTCTAAAATGTGGGCAGCGGAGCATCTGATGGCCAGCAGCCCACAGGTAGTTCCCGGGGTGCTGAGCTTTACTTATGTGGAAAACACGGGCATGGCCTTTGGCATGGGCAGCGGGATGACGGTTCTTCTCGCCATCGCGTCCCTAGTTTTGGCTATCCTGCTGGCGGCAGCGCTGATTCGCTACCGGGATAAAATCCATCTGCTTTCCAAAATCGCTTTGGCGCTGATGATCGCCGGGGCACTGGGCAATGTCATCGATCGGTTCTTCCTGGGATATGTGGTGGATTTTATCCGGTTCGATTTTGTGGAATTTGCGGTGTTCAACGTGGCGGATATCTGCGTTACGATGGGGACGATTTTCCTATTTATGTCGCTGATTTTTTTGGAATTCCAAAGCGAGGGGAAAGAGGCTTTGGCAGAGGGGGAAGAGAGAGATGGAGAAACTGACGAGCCAGGAAAAGCAGAGAGTGAAGCTGGAGCGCAAGATAGTGACGCTCAAGGAAAAGGAGATCTCCTATAG
- a CDS encoding DUF4430 domain-containing protein, with protein sequence MEQKKWWQKKGLWISLVALVVVVVGAFWAWKALSPKPAAGAKTIAVEVVHKDESKKQFEISTDEEYLRGALEQENLIAGEESDYGLFVKTVDGETVDDANQEWWSFTKGGEMLNTGVDSTPIADGEHYEITFTVGY encoded by the coding sequence ATGGAACAAAAGAAATGGTGGCAGAAAAAGGGACTATGGATTAGCCTTGTGGCGCTGGTGGTGGTTGTTGTCGGCGCGTTTTGGGCATGGAAGGCGCTTTCGCCCAAGCCGGCGGCAGGCGCAAAGACCATCGCCGTCGAGGTTGTCCATAAGGATGAGAGCAAGAAACAGTTTGAGATCTCCACGGATGAGGAATACCTGCGCGGCGCGCTGGAGCAGGAGAACCTCATTGCGGGCGAGGAATCGGATTACGGCCTGTTCGTCAAGACGGTAGACGGCGAGACGGTCGACGATGCAAACCAGGAGTGGTGGAGCTTCACGAAGGGCGGCGAGATGCTGAATACCGGCGTGGACAGCACGCCCATTGCGGACGGCGAGCACTATGAGATCACCTTCACGGTGGGCTACTAA
- a CDS encoding RluA family pseudouridine synthase produces MQELKLCAERAYKRLDKFLAEAEPSHSRSFYQNLLEKGAVLKNGKPAGASDALRAGDEVLVRIPDARQISLEPENLPLCIVYEDADIAVIDKPKGMVVHPAPGNESGTLVNAILYHIRDLSGINGEIRPGIVHRIDKDTTGLLVIAKNDAAHQNLAEQIAKKEAARIYTALCYGNFREESGQVNAPIARHKADRKKMAVVPGGREAVSDWRVLERFMEYTLLEVSLQTGRTHQIRVHMAHIGHPVVGDPVYCRKKPPFETQGQMLHAGRLMLTHPRTGERMEFTAPLPAYFEEILSKLRKRQR; encoded by the coding sequence ATGCAGGAGTTAAAGCTTTGCGCCGAGCGGGCATATAAGCGGCTGGACAAATTTTTGGCAGAGGCAGAGCCTTCGCACAGCCGCTCTTTTTATCAGAATCTTCTGGAAAAAGGAGCAGTTCTGAAAAACGGCAAGCCTGCCGGCGCCTCGGATGCCCTGCGGGCGGGAGACGAGGTGCTCGTGCGCATCCCGGATGCCCGGCAGATTTCGCTGGAGCCGGAGAATCTGCCGCTTTGCATTGTCTATGAGGATGCGGATATTGCCGTCATCGATAAGCCCAAGGGGATGGTCGTGCATCCCGCGCCGGGCAACGAGAGCGGGACGCTGGTCAACGCCATTCTCTATCATATCCGGGATCTTTCGGGCATCAACGGCGAAATCCGCCCGGGCATTGTGCACCGCATCGATAAGGATACGACGGGCCTGCTGGTCATCGCCAAAAACGACGCGGCGCATCAAAATCTCGCGGAGCAGATCGCCAAAAAGGAGGCGGCTCGCATCTATACCGCGCTTTGCTATGGAAACTTCCGGGAGGAGAGCGGGCAGGTAAACGCGCCCATCGCCCGGCATAAGGCAGACCGCAAGAAAATGGCAGTTGTCCCCGGCGGCCGAGAGGCTGTTTCGGACTGGCGGGTTTTGGAGCGTTTTATGGAGTATACTCTGCTGGAAGTTTCGCTGCAAACCGGGCGGACGCATCAGATCCGCGTGCATATGGCGCATATCGGGCATCCGGTTGTGGGCGATCCCGTCTATTGCCGCAAAAAGCCGCCTTTTGAGACCCAGGGGCAGATGCTGCATGCGGGAAGGCTCATGCTGACGCATCCGCGCACAGGCGAGCGCATGGAGTTTACAGCGCCCTTGCCCGCGTATTTTGAGGAAATTTTAAGCAAACTGCGGAAAAGGCAGAGATAG